ctaaagttagcggcGCAGTCATTAGCGGCTTCTGTTGCGGCGCttttcaaagcgccgctaaaagtatttgcggcgcttagcgccgctaaaagtatttgcggcgctaaaaagcgccgctaaaggcctaaaaaagcaccagtaaaagcctgttttggtgtagtgtctACATAAGGAGTTTTGACTATtcatttacataacttaaatactaTAGGAGTTGTAACTATTCATGTGTATAACTTTTTATCTTCAAGTCTCTTCACTCTTCATATTCAAGTCTCTtcacatttttaacttttcataatttatttgtgcaagattaatttaattatgtgccAACACTATCTTTAGGCAGTACAAATGAGACTCAATCTGGGATATCGAAAAGTGATAATTGGAAGGGATTCCCATTTGATTATCAGGAAATTGCAAATAAAACAAGATGACATATCTATTATAAGCACCTACATCAAGGACTTGAAAAAGCACACATCCTTGCTACATAAGGGATAAAAAGAGGGGAGGTCACTTATTTGGAGGGAGTGATTCCTGATTTTGCAGTAGAAGAAACGGAGTGCGACAGAAGATGGTGAGGAAAGCTGACGTAAAGAAAGTGAGGTGCCAGAATAGTTGTGATGAAGACTGTTGGAGTTCTATTTTTGTTCATCTCTGATTTATGCTTTTTTTAGAAGAAAGAATGATTATCCCATCTTGGGTCGTACTATTCTCCCATCTTGGTTCTTACTATAATCTCTTTTAGTTTCATAACATTTACTagtttcttttctcaattttaatttacgtAGGACATGTGTCCACTTCGAACAAAATAGAAAACTtgtttatctaaattaaaattagttccCACATTAatgtctttaatttttaattaattaataataacacaccCACCTTTAAACgtattatttataagaaataataatataaacttattatttaaaaaattccttAAGCGGAAATAGGTATAATTACTAAGCCAACATACAAGCAAATGTTTGAACCAATCTCCCAATAATAAACTTTTAgatacataatttaaaataaaatagttccATAATTTTTCGAACCAATTGAGTAatgttaacaaatattttaaatatatcatttaaaaataattaaatttagtcGATTGAGTCTCAGTTCTATTGGTATAAGTATggttgtcaatgcaggaagatgtgggttcgagtacaatgaagcgcattatccttctACTTATGGGTTGGAAAGGGGTTATGGGTAGATctaggcattgtgtcaaaaagactGATATGATcagatgttaaaaataataattaaatttgaaagattaaaGGAAAtctttttagaaataattttattttttaaattatttctagcGGGTCGGTTACCTATCTTAAGAATAAAAGATATATCATTGTTAGCTCGAAACAATTACTTAGAAATAATCTTGGTGCTTGGAAGGAGTGACAAAGGAGTGAGCACTGCTTTAGCACTGCATGAAACCAAAAATAAGTAAGAGGCACAAAGTTTGTTTACGCAACTTGGTTTTCTTATGTCTACGAAGCCTAACTCAGTGAAAAGTATCTATTATCTTCAAACTCTTACACAGTGATTCCAATTCTATCACACACCCGTGACAATTTTCTCACttgtatatttgaatactaGAACCCTCACCACTAATTTCACCCTGTGAATTCAGTAAGTAAAACCACAACACAAGTTTTACTATCAATATGCACTCACAAAATATAGTTCCTcacttgatcaattttagtgCTTTAAATTATAAGTACATAACCCTATACAAGCCtctcaattatattaaattgttcAAGACTTACTAACATAGAGAAGATCTGTCACAATCCCACTAAAAAAGTAATAAGATAAGCTAAATACAATGTAATACGAACAAGTAATGTAAACATGGACTCTTAGCAGTTAagcaatcaaaatttcaatccaATCCAATACCCATGATACAAAGGATTAGATGGGTGATCTGACTTGATCCAATCTCCAAAACATGTTTTCCCAAGTTATATGATCTTTAATTATGTGCTAAATATTATCCATATAATCAACACAATCCATACATGTTATTCAATAAATTGTCGACATCGCAAATTTGAAAGTTGTCTTAAACAACTCCAACTCCATTGACACTCAATTAccaattccatatttttcaacaaccatatatcatgtataataaatttaaaaaaaaccttacgAACTCTCAAATAGATTggtacatatttttaaattaggataaatatcaaaagtatacatgaactttgattcaatGTACAATATCATACATGAACTCGATTTTGTGcgattttatacatgaaattttgatttgatttaattttcacaaatcacAACAACATTACCAAATTAGCACAATTATACATTGATATTTACATagacaaataattatattaattcgGTATGAAAATGAATGTATGTATTCATTTTGTTAAATGTGTActcttgaattaaaattaaagtttcatacacatatgaaccaaaattcaaatttcatgtCTATAACTGTACCAAATCAAAGTGcatgtataaatttgatatttatctctttaaaatttgattaaaaataaagatataattatttaaaatatatatcttcaaaataaattttaaattgaatctCAGTTGTGCTATATTGATGGGGTGTTCACCTACTTTAAGAATAACCCGAGTTTATATTACCgttgtaaaaaaataacatttaattaaaatctaaaatttaaaattaaaaaaatttgggtgcaAACTACCCACATttcatttcacaaaataaaaaattttggaaacgCTAAGGCACAAACTCCAAACATATCTAACAAAAAGCCACATAAAGGagatattttttcaattaatagtatatagATACATGTACCCAATAGCACTGATAATGGTAATTCATTCAGTCTTTCCTTGTTTGCTCATCTAAATGGCaagctttcatttttttttaaaattaagaaaatcgttaataataaaacaaaataaggtGATTGAAAAAGAGTAGGATAAGTAAACTCTTCCTCTCAAGTTTCAAACAAATTTGAGCAGATAATTAGAATGGCAGTAGCACTGTTTATGAATATCTTGCTTCTATCTCTCCCTTTCTTCCTCTTCATAACTCTCCTGAAACGTAGCATTAGCAACCATGGCGATTGCAATCATCTTCCCCCAGGCCCTCCAAGTCTTCCCTTGATTGGTCACTTACATATGTTGATGTTTGGTAACTCAGACCTCCTCCATATTTTCCTTTGGAAACTCTCTAAACAATATGGTTCTCTCCTGTCCTTACGACTTGGATTTAGGCCAACCCTTGTAGTTTCTTCAGCAAAAATGGCTAAAGAGGTTATGAAAACTCGTGACCTCGACTTCTGCAGCAGGCCTAATCTATGTGCTATTCGCAAATTATCTTACAATACATCGGATTTGTCTTTTTCACCATACAGTGAGTCCTGGAAGGAGATTAGGAAAATTTGTGTTATACATCTGTTCAGCAGAGTGCGAAAGTATCGTTCCATTCGAGAAGACGAAGTTGCTCACCTGGTTGAGAAAATACGTCGATTATCCGTTGATTCTAAGCCTGTCAACTTGAGTGAGGCAATGGTGTGCTTATCCTGTTCAATAATTTCAAGAGTGGGCTTCGGTAAGACTTACGATGAAGAAGGAGCTGAAGGAAGTAGGTTACATGGGCTGATTAAAGAAAGTGTAGCCATGTTTACAAGCTTTAGTTTTTCTGACTGTTTTCCTTTCATGGGTTGGGTTGATAGATTCACTGGGTTTCACGCTCGTCTTGAAAAATTTTTCATAGAACTTGATACCTTCTATCAACAACTCATTGATGAACATCTTAATCCGAATAGGCTAAAACCAGAGCAAGAGGACATACTCGATG
This genomic window from Gossypium raimondii isolate GPD5lz chromosome 10, ASM2569854v1, whole genome shotgun sequence contains:
- the LOC105776851 gene encoding 6,7,8-trihydroxycoumarin synthase; its protein translation is MAVALFMNILLLSLPFFLFITLLKRSISNHGDCNHLPPGPPSLPLIGHLHMLMFGNSDLLHIFLWKLSKQYGSLLSLRLGFRPTLVVSSAKMAKEVMKTRDLDFCSRPNLCAIRKLSYNTSDLSFSPYSESWKEIRKICVIHLFSRVRKYRSIREDEVAHLVEKIRRLSVDSKPVNLSEAMVCLSCSIISRVGFGKTYDEEGAEGSRLHGLIKESVAMFTSFSFSDCFPFMGWVDRFTGFHARLEKFFIELDTFYQQLIDEHLNPNRLKPEQEDILDVLLQTWKDRDFLFDLTLDHIKAVIMDVLFAGTETTAVTVIWVMSFLMKNPECLKKAQEEVRDLIGKNRFLNEDDVQALTYLKAVVKETFRLQPTLPLLLPRETLRKCCIGGYQVPANTLVYVNAWAIGRDPEAWRNPEEFCPERFIGSSIDYKGLNFELIPFGAGRRVCPGMHMAVAAVELVLANLLYKFDWEMPTEMNKENLNFDGTPGLVTHKKDALILVAGKIND